From the genome of Nicotiana sylvestris chromosome 2, ASM39365v2, whole genome shotgun sequence, one region includes:
- the LOC138886280 gene encoding uncharacterized protein, translating into MGTSSGAWTLFTDGASNVKGSDLGIILKPPTSNRIRQSIKTPKLTNSEAEYEAMIAGLELAKSLKAEVIEAKCDSLLVVNQVNKTFEVREDRMQRYLDKLQVEAQSFEKVREKEVIDFIWDHIICRDSM; encoded by the exons ATGGGTACGTCTTCGGGGGCGTGGACCCTTTTTACAGATGGAGCTTCAAATGTGAAGGGGTCCGATTtaggcatcattttgaagccGCCCACAAGCAATagaattagacaatctatcaaaacccctaagttgactaacagtgaggccgagtatgaggccatgattgcaggtcttgagCTGGCTAAAAGTTTGAAGgcagaggtcatcgaggccaagtgtgATTCCCTACTAGTGGTTAACCAAGTCAACAAGaccttcgaggttcgagaagatcgaatgcagaggtacttggacaaactgCAG GTTGAAGCACAGTCtttcgagaaagtcagagaaaaagaagttatagacttcatctgggatcacatcatatgccgagatagtatgtga